The Cryomorphaceae bacterium region GCCCGGTTGGAGCCTCAGCGCATTGACATGGAGTTTATGGCGTGGTGTGGCACCAAGGGGATTCCGTTTGTGATGGTGTTTACCAAAATTGACAAGCTAAGCAGCAGTCAGCTTCACAAAAGCCTGCGCGACTACAAGAAGGAAATGCTGAAAAGCTGGGAGGAACTTCCGGTACAAGTCTCCACATCGGCCACCTCTGCGGCAGGAAGAAACGAACTGCTCGATATCATTACCCGCACCAATCCGCTTTTTGCTGAAATGAAGAAGCAAGGCAAGGTTTAAAGGTGTAGCTTATGGGTACTCCCCGCGAGATGTTTCGGGGCGCAGCTCCTGGCGTCGCTGCTACGGTCGAAATGACAATATACTCATAACCAGAAACAAAAACTCCGTTCAGCGTAGCGTCTCGCTGTGCTGACATATTCAAGG contains the following coding sequences:
- a CDS encoding YihA family ribosome biogenesis GTP-binding protein encodes the protein YAKTSKKEQVKWSEFTRKYILHRKNLMYLFVLIDARLEPQRIDMEFMAWCGTKGIPFVMVFTKIDKLSSSQLHKSLRDYKKEMLKSWEELPVQVSTSATSAAGRNELLDIITRTNPLFAEMKKQGKV